From one Leptospira licerasiae serovar Varillal str. VAR 010 genomic stretch:
- a CDS encoding LIC10421/LIC12816 family protein: MKIKSFVGLISILSLFPFALSSFSAEEETKLIEKALVETLSTQEQKEALQKYLTNLSKKKRNEAIHLRELASSEPKHHSSQARKKKLVELAAQLDKEASIHEETLKTLRQSLVQ, translated from the coding sequence ATGAAGATCAAATCGTTTGTCGGATTAATTTCAATTCTGTCCCTGTTTCCTTTTGCGCTTTCTTCCTTCTCAGCGGAAGAGGAAACGAAACTTATCGAAAAAGCATTGGTGGAAACCTTATCCACCCAGGAACAAAAAGAAGCGCTCCAAAAATACCTGACCAATCTTTCTAAGAAGAAAAGAAATGAGGCCATCCATCTGAGAGAGCTTGCTTCCTCAGAACCGAAACATCATTCTTCCCAAGCTCGCAAGAAGAAGTTAGTGGAATTAGCAGCTCAGTTAGATAAGGAAGCTTCTATCCATGAAGAAACCTTAAAAACTTTAAGACAATCCTTGGTTCAATAG
- the tmk gene encoding dTMP kinase has translation MAQIPGFYVFEGLDGSGKSTLSVRVLDLLASKHVPAICFAEPTRYESGLYLRKFLSGEIELSPEKQIEAFLEDREVSLNRNILPSLSQKKIVLLDRYMYSTAAYQSGDFFSAKEILKKNLDRGFPEPEKVFYLEIEPEEALARLKGRDTTKDRFETISALTKIKKAYEEILPENTVRLDAKLPTEELLKLVTEKIRY, from the coding sequence ATGGCACAAATACCTGGATTTTACGTTTTTGAAGGTTTAGACGGAAGTGGCAAAAGTACCCTTTCTGTCCGAGTCTTAGACCTTCTTGCCTCCAAACATGTTCCAGCAATTTGTTTTGCAGAACCTACTCGCTACGAATCCGGGCTTTACTTACGAAAATTTTTAAGCGGAGAAATTGAACTTTCTCCGGAAAAACAGATCGAAGCATTTTTAGAAGACAGGGAAGTTTCTCTTAATCGGAATATTTTGCCTTCCCTTTCCCAAAAAAAGATCGTGTTACTAGATCGGTACATGTATTCCACGGCAGCCTATCAGTCGGGGGATTTTTTTTCGGCAAAAGAGATCCTGAAAAAGAATTTAGACAGGGGATTTCCGGAACCCGAAAAAGTTTTTTATCTGGAAATTGAACCGGAAGAAGCTTTGGCGAGATTGAAAGGAAGAGATACTACCAAGGATAGATTCGAAACGATCAGCGCTTTGACTAAGATCAAAAAAGCGTATGAAGAAATTCTTCCGGAGAATACCGTCCGTCTGGATGCAAAACTCCCAACGGAAGAATTATTAAAACTAGTAACCGAAAAAATCCGCTATTGA
- the ruvB gene encoding Holliday junction branch migration DNA helicase RuvB, with translation MAGHTLNPEDKFDDEITLRPSLFSEFIGQKEILSNLGVFVGAAKKRGQALDHVLLSGPPGLGKTTLAGIISQELGTRIVVTSAPVLTRGADLAKLLTDLEERDILFIDEIHSLGRKVEEILYPAMENFMIDLLVGEGITAQTIQIKLKPFTLIGATTRSGLISDPLKSRFGIHFRLEYYDDAEMKDIVLRSSKILGYEIEENAAFEIGRRSRKTPRIANHLLKRVRDFAEVKGEKKIRIPACEEAFSRLGIDELGLDRMDRQILECMIDRYKGGPVGLKPIAAVIGEEERTLEDHYESYMVRVGLINRTSSGRVATEKAYKLMDKIPPAFGKRIEEDAAPGLF, from the coding sequence TTGGCGGGACATACCTTAAATCCGGAGGATAAATTCGACGATGAGATCACTCTTCGCCCCTCCTTATTCTCCGAGTTTATTGGGCAAAAGGAGATCCTGTCCAATCTAGGCGTTTTCGTAGGAGCCGCCAAAAAAAGAGGCCAGGCCTTGGACCATGTGCTGTTATCCGGACCTCCCGGTCTGGGTAAGACCACACTTGCTGGTATCATTTCCCAAGAGCTTGGCACTCGTATTGTTGTTACTTCCGCTCCCGTTTTGACACGGGGAGCGGACCTTGCAAAATTACTCACTGATCTAGAAGAGAGAGATATATTATTTATAGATGAAATCCATTCTTTAGGCCGCAAGGTAGAGGAGATCCTTTATCCTGCGATGGAAAATTTCATGATCGATCTTCTCGTAGGAGAAGGGATCACAGCTCAGACAATCCAGATCAAATTAAAACCGTTCACTTTGATCGGAGCAACAACTCGAAGCGGACTCATCTCGGACCCGCTCAAGAGTAGATTCGGTATCCATTTCCGTTTGGAATATTATGACGATGCCGAAATGAAAGATATCGTTCTTAGATCTTCCAAGATCCTGGGTTATGAGATAGAAGAGAACGCTGCCTTCGAGATAGGAAGAAGGTCCAGAAAAACCCCAAGGATCGCGAACCATCTTCTCAAAAGAGTAAGGGACTTTGCAGAAGTCAAAGGAGAAAAAAAAATCCGTATTCCCGCTTGTGAAGAGGCATTTTCTCGCCTGGGAATAGACGAACTGGGTTTGGATAGAATGGACCGGCAGATCCTGGAATGTATGATCGATCGGTACAAAGGAGGCCCAGTCGGTCTAAAGCCGATTGCCGCAGTAATCGGAGAGGAAGAAAGGACTCTGGAAGACCATTATGAATCCTATATGGTAAGAGTTGGCTTGATCAATAGAACCTCTTCCGGTAGAGTAGCCACGGAGAAGGCTTACAAGCTGATGGACAAGATCCCTCCGGCTTTCGGCAAAAGAATAGAAGAAGATGCGGCTCCCGGCCTTTTTTAA
- a CDS encoding S1C family serine protease — protein MKKNDRFKNFLVIGISVMAGVILSPILYCGTGNDSALFLNAKSDREPSASAKAAVSIQKAFEEVYENVSPSVVLIATEGTVNVPQYNDPFQEFFYGPQGRVRNQKRKVSGLGSGFILNKEGYILTNDHVVRNFDKFKVVFKNVKEPVSAKLIGTDPMIDVALLKVDANQDLQPIEIGDSSAVKVGDWAIAIGAPFGLEQSMTVGVISKVGRGGIDNSGVHYIQTDAAINQGNSGGPLLDINGRVVGINRMIVSPSGGSIGLGFAIPINEAKAIVEELKSGGKVKRARLGVALDDLTEETAKELKLSGPEGAFVRQVQNGSAAAEAGIDVEDVILEIDGTKIKNANDVVSKIRASKVGQRVSIVVFRKGQILKISVKLAE, from the coding sequence ATGAAAAAAAACGACAGATTCAAAAATTTCCTGGTGATAGGCATATCCGTTATGGCCGGAGTGATCCTTTCTCCGATCTTGTATTGCGGAACAGGAAACGACAGCGCTTTATTTTTAAACGCGAAATCGGATAGAGAACCGAGCGCGTCCGCGAAAGCCGCAGTCTCTATCCAGAAAGCATTTGAAGAAGTATATGAAAACGTTTCTCCAAGCGTTGTTCTAATTGCTACCGAAGGAACAGTCAACGTTCCCCAATACAACGATCCGTTTCAGGAATTTTTTTACGGACCGCAAGGCAGAGTAAGGAACCAGAAAAGAAAAGTGAGCGGATTAGGTTCCGGCTTTATTTTAAATAAAGAAGGATACATTCTCACCAACGATCATGTGGTTCGTAATTTCGATAAATTTAAAGTAGTTTTTAAGAATGTAAAAGAACCTGTTTCCGCTAAGCTGATCGGAACGGATCCTATGATAGACGTTGCACTTTTAAAAGTGGATGCAAACCAGGATCTACAACCTATCGAAATAGGGGATTCTTCCGCAGTGAAAGTGGGAGATTGGGCTATTGCGATAGGCGCTCCATTCGGTTTGGAACAATCCATGACAGTGGGAGTCATCTCCAAAGTGGGAAGAGGCGGGATCGATAATTCCGGAGTTCATTATATCCAAACGGACGCCGCGATCAACCAAGGAAACTCAGGTGGCCCACTTCTAGACATCAACGGAAGGGTGGTGGGGATCAATCGTATGATCGTTTCCCCAAGCGGTGGGTCTATCGGTTTAGGTTTTGCAATCCCTATCAACGAAGCTAAAGCAATCGTAGAAGAATTAAAATCAGGTGGAAAAGTCAAACGTGCTCGATTGGGAGTCGCGTTAGACGATCTGACCGAAGAGACCGCAAAAGAACTTAAACTTTCCGGACCGGAAGGTGCATTTGTTCGTCAAGTGCAGAACGGTAGCGCCGCCGCAGAAGCAGGTATCGACGTAGAAGACGTGATCCTGGAAATAGACGGCACAAAAATCAAGAACGCGAATGACGTGGTCTCTAAGATCAGGGCTTCTAAAGTGGGACAACGTGTTTCCATCGTAGTATTCAGAAAAGGCCAGATCTTAAAAATTTCGGTTAAGCTGGCGGAGTGA
- a CDS encoding DUF3556 domain-containing protein, which yields MFLPKAPPYDALAWAKMSFADRARLSCQAWAVQGYGSPLGAYIVYVLKIALYIAGWIYFCSFSPGLGAWGTISWWFVPVAFQKAIVWSLLFEVLGFGCGSGPLTGRYFPPVGGFLYFLRPKTTKMPLFEGAPIIGGRTRGILEIVSYAAVLVYSVLCLIHPAPGFEQFLPIIISLVVAGILDKTVFLAARAEHYWVTIVVFAFAQNWIAGAMIVQLSIWLFAGFSKLNAHFPSVVCVMASNSPFTPFSWFRKAMYKNYPDDLRPSSTAIAKANMGIVLELGTPIVLFTAIMTGSQTVLFLGLGMMVFLHSYITSNFPMGVPIEWNFLVVYSGFFLFGANPTITPFQLESAPVAAFLFVFSFALPLIGNIRPDWISFLLAMRYYAGNWAVSVWMFKEDSYKKLEKLTKTSGWLYDQLDMFYERKVSVGLVSKVMAFRLMHLHGKAFQKLVPKAVKNFEKYEWVEGELIAGMIVGWNFGEGHLHSEQLLRSVQAQCGFKDEELRCIFIEGQPLGKSTIHYRIHDAEKGLIEDGKIEVADLKELQPWPTK from the coding sequence ATGTTTCTTCCTAAAGCTCCCCCCTATGACGCCTTGGCCTGGGCGAAAATGTCGTTCGCAGACAGAGCCCGTTTGTCCTGCCAAGCCTGGGCAGTCCAAGGTTACGGCTCCCCTCTTGGAGCATATATCGTTTATGTTTTAAAGATAGCGTTATACATCGCTGGTTGGATCTATTTTTGCTCTTTCTCCCCCGGCCTCGGAGCTTGGGGAACCATCTCATGGTGGTTTGTTCCTGTAGCGTTTCAAAAAGCGATCGTATGGAGTTTGTTATTCGAAGTTTTGGGATTTGGTTGCGGAAGCGGCCCTTTGACCGGAAGATATTTCCCTCCTGTTGGCGGGTTCCTATATTTTTTAAGACCTAAGACTACCAAAATGCCTTTATTCGAAGGAGCTCCTATTATCGGGGGAAGAACCAGAGGAATTCTGGAGATAGTATCTTATGCTGCGGTTTTGGTTTATTCCGTTCTGTGTTTGATTCATCCCGCTCCAGGCTTCGAACAATTTTTGCCGATCATCATCAGCTTGGTTGTCGCAGGCATATTAGATAAAACTGTTTTTCTCGCAGCAAGAGCGGAACATTACTGGGTCACTATCGTAGTATTTGCATTTGCACAGAATTGGATCGCAGGAGCAATGATTGTCCAACTTTCCATCTGGTTATTTGCAGGATTTTCAAAACTAAACGCACATTTTCCAAGTGTGGTTTGTGTGATGGCCAGTAATAGTCCTTTCACTCCTTTCTCCTGGTTCAGAAAGGCGATGTATAAAAATTATCCGGATGATCTTCGCCCTTCTTCCACTGCGATTGCAAAAGCGAATATGGGGATCGTTTTAGAGTTAGGAACTCCTATCGTTCTATTTACCGCGATCATGACAGGTTCTCAAACAGTTCTGTTCTTAGGGCTCGGGATGATGGTCTTCCTACATAGTTATATCACCAGTAATTTTCCAATGGGAGTTCCAATTGAATGGAACTTCTTGGTAGTCTACTCCGGCTTTTTTCTATTCGGAGCAAATCCGACCATCACACCTTTCCAATTGGAATCCGCTCCGGTTGCCGCTTTCTTATTCGTGTTCTCTTTCGCTCTTCCTTTGATCGGAAACATCAGACCGGATTGGATCTCCTTCTTACTAGCAATGCGTTATTATGCTGGTAACTGGGCGGTAAGCGTATGGATGTTCAAAGAAGATAGTTATAAAAAATTAGAGAAGCTCACTAAAACCTCAGGATGGTTGTATGACCAGTTGGATATGTTCTACGAAAGAAAAGTATCCGTAGGCTTAGTAAGCAAAGTGATGGCGTTCAGGTTAATGCACTTACACGGAAAGGCTTTCCAAAAACTAGTCCCAAAGGCGGTTAAAAATTTCGAAAAGTACGAATGGGTAGAAGGAGAACTGATTGCAGGAATGATTGTTGGCTGGAACTTCGGAGAAGGTCACTTGCATAGCGAACAACTTCTTAGATCCGTGCAGGCACAATGCGGGTTCAAGGACGAAGAACTGCGTTGTATCTTTATAGAAGGTCAACCATTAGGAAAATCTACTATTCACTACAGGATACACGATGCAGAAAAAGGTTTGATAGAAGACGGAAAGATAGAAGTTGCCGATTTAAAGGAACTTCAACCTTGGCCGACTAAGTAA
- the omp85 gene encoding Omp85 family outer membrane protein, translated as MFSLRHFFLACILIPASIFSEGEKVAIDLNESKRLSKNELAEKRSGWYATGLPVFSEDPVRGQGYGARGFLYQNGNRSDPYFEFQPYKYRFGAQAYKTTKGADYYEFTFDSPFLFDTAYRLKTSVSYSTNKNSQYFGIGTGTLREIQYRDRNQPTGELKNGGSFSDLEDALSYRRPSSPGSIYPYESNRLYNTYEFRSTTATFSVDKTFWGAFRWIVAPEFSQNVIRTYDYPNGRIATNGDYYSVARDPATGWGSSYPNGTSKLTKDYQAGLINGYHGGNVNYIHIGLAYDTRDFEPDPDSGVLLEMNYSSSSKRAGSDFEFEKFFTQGKFFYMPFPKLFEELVVAGRAGLHYSKGEVPFSEYRYMWSIDGPINGLGGLQTLRGYRQERFIAPMIGFGNFEIRWRFGTFKFWDQLVTLSLVPFYDFGRVWNGYHDISTQGYKFSYGTGLRIIWNQATVILIDYAKSREDSQLFIDIGQIF; from the coding sequence TTGTTTTCTCTTCGGCATTTTTTTCTAGCCTGTATCTTGATCCCCGCTTCGATCTTTTCGGAAGGGGAGAAGGTTGCAATCGACCTAAACGAATCCAAACGTCTCTCCAAGAACGAACTCGCGGAAAAAAGAAGTGGTTGGTATGCAACCGGGCTTCCCGTTTTTTCGGAAGACCCCGTAAGGGGGCAGGGTTACGGCGCCAGAGGATTTTTATACCAGAACGGAAATCGTTCCGATCCTTATTTCGAATTCCAACCGTACAAATATAGATTCGGCGCCCAGGCTTATAAAACGACTAAAGGTGCGGACTATTATGAATTCACTTTTGATAGTCCTTTTCTTTTCGACACCGCTTATAGATTGAAGACGAGCGTTTCTTATAGCACGAATAAGAACTCCCAGTATTTCGGAATCGGAACTGGAACGTTACGTGAAATTCAATATAGAGATCGGAACCAACCTACAGGCGAACTGAAGAATGGCGGCAGCTTCTCGGATCTTGAGGATGCACTCTCCTATCGCAGACCTTCTTCTCCCGGATCGATTTATCCGTATGAAAGCAATCGTTTATATAATACTTACGAATTTCGCTCCACGACTGCAACATTCTCAGTGGATAAAACTTTCTGGGGAGCTTTTCGTTGGATTGTTGCTCCTGAGTTTTCCCAAAATGTGATCCGAACTTACGACTATCCGAATGGTAGAATTGCGACTAACGGAGATTATTATTCCGTAGCAAGAGATCCTGCTACAGGCTGGGGTTCTTCCTATCCTAACGGAACTTCTAAGTTAACCAAAGACTACCAAGCGGGACTTATCAACGGTTATCATGGTGGAAATGTAAATTATATCCATATCGGTCTTGCTTACGATACTCGGGACTTCGAACCGGATCCTGACTCAGGTGTCCTATTGGAGATGAATTACTCTTCTTCTTCCAAACGTGCCGGGTCCGATTTCGAATTTGAGAAGTTTTTTACTCAAGGTAAATTTTTCTATATGCCTTTCCCGAAATTATTCGAGGAACTTGTGGTAGCGGGAAGAGCGGGACTTCATTATTCTAAAGGAGAAGTTCCCTTTTCAGAATATCGTTATATGTGGTCGATCGATGGACCGATCAACGGATTGGGCGGCCTACAAACTCTGAGAGGTTATAGGCAGGAAAGGTTTATCGCTCCTATGATCGGTTTCGGAAATTTTGAGATCCGTTGGAGATTTGGGACATTCAAATTTTGGGACCAATTGGTTACCTTGAGTCTTGTCCCATTTTATGATTTCGGCAGGGTTTGGAACGGGTATCATGATATTAGTACCCAAGGATATAAATTTTCTTATGGAACAGGTTTAAGAATTATCTGGAACCAAGCCACTGTCATACTTATCGATTATGCAAAGTCTAGAGAAGATTCTCAATTATTCATAGACATAGGCCAGATTTTCTAA
- a CDS encoding adenylate/guanylate cyclase domain-containing protein, which yields MSDPGSTIRFFILGILICFLSFSSCSEAKGKERPKAENGTLDLSNWDFEKDGTVELNGDWRYYWKELIPPKNFQDDLVSDPSGFIPVPGVWNGHLLKGEPLPAIGYITYHLRLYLPEHTPDLAVRIDDGQGSAYSLYWNGKLVAYNGRPGASPEEERPEYLAQTSSVPHSKQVDLVMHISNHYHRNGGFQMPILLGDSSQIFAARDRNRMTSAFLGGALLIMGLYHMGLFLFRKKEMEILWFSLTCLAITSRVFFSGDRFIGEALREAPWNIMVRIEYLSFYLGVPFMAMFMRTLYPAQFGKTAMIVIMAVSIPPCLSIIVLPPALFSYTLPYYQALIVFSGIYGMIMLTIAIFKGLQGAKLMLLGLGIFFASVLNDFIFYQFHIGPGYLTPAGLFLLTFADAATLGRRIATAFNTSEELSVNLEKKVVERTKELAEERDRTDLLLLNILPKPVAEELKSKGSVTPVYYESASILFTDFVGFTKIAAEMLPKDLVEDLHNCFSEFDSIVSRLGLEKLKTIGDSYMCAGGIPNTNFTHAVDNCLAGLEFLKFMNKIAESKSQLGLPFWELRVGVHTGPVTSGVIGSNKFAYDVWGDAVNLASRMESSGKPGHLNISGSTYEHVKDFFVCEYRGKIQAKGKGEVDMYFVSSIRPELSVDAKGISPNEKFETLRKELNLKLSAV from the coding sequence CGATTCGTTTTTTTATTTTAGGAATTCTTATTTGTTTTTTATCCTTCTCTTCCTGCTCCGAAGCAAAAGGTAAAGAACGCCCCAAGGCGGAGAATGGAACATTAGATTTAAGCAATTGGGATTTTGAAAAAGACGGAACAGTAGAACTGAACGGAGACTGGAGATATTATTGGAAGGAACTCATTCCTCCAAAAAATTTCCAAGACGATCTTGTTTCAGATCCGAGCGGGTTCATTCCTGTTCCAGGGGTATGGAACGGTCATCTTTTAAAAGGAGAACCTTTACCTGCGATAGGTTACATCACTTATCATTTAAGATTGTATCTTCCGGAACACACTCCTGATCTTGCGGTACGAATCGACGACGGGCAAGGTTCTGCATACTCTTTATATTGGAACGGCAAACTTGTAGCTTATAACGGAAGGCCGGGAGCGTCTCCGGAAGAAGAACGCCCGGAATATTTGGCTCAAACCAGTTCCGTTCCTCATTCCAAACAAGTGGATTTAGTGATGCATATTTCAAATCACTACCACCGGAACGGCGGCTTTCAAATGCCGATCTTACTTGGAGATTCTTCTCAAATTTTTGCGGCAAGGGACCGGAACAGGATGACAAGCGCATTTTTGGGAGGCGCGTTACTCATCATGGGCTTGTATCATATGGGCCTATTCTTATTCAGAAAAAAAGAAATGGAGATCCTTTGGTTCTCCCTTACCTGTCTTGCAATCACTTCCAGGGTATTTTTCAGCGGAGATAGATTTATAGGAGAGGCTCTCAGGGAAGCTCCTTGGAATATCATGGTCCGAATAGAATATCTCTCCTTCTATCTAGGCGTCCCTTTTATGGCGATGTTTATGAGAACTTTGTATCCTGCTCAGTTCGGAAAGACTGCCATGATTGTTATTATGGCAGTCTCTATTCCTCCTTGTCTTTCCATTATAGTGCTTCCTCCCGCGCTCTTCAGTTATACCCTCCCTTATTACCAAGCGCTGATCGTATTCTCAGGAATTTATGGTATGATCATGTTGACTATAGCGATATTCAAAGGTTTACAAGGTGCAAAACTGATGTTACTCGGCTTAGGGATCTTCTTTGCATCCGTATTGAATGATTTTATTTTTTATCAATTCCATATAGGACCGGGATATCTTACTCCCGCAGGTCTATTCCTGTTGACGTTTGCGGACGCGGCTACATTGGGTAGAAGGATCGCAACCGCGTTCAATACAAGCGAAGAGCTATCCGTCAATCTGGAGAAGAAGGTAGTAGAAAGAACAAAAGAACTCGCAGAAGAAAGAGACCGCACGGATTTGCTATTACTGAACATTCTTCCTAAACCAGTCGCAGAAGAATTAAAGTCCAAAGGATCAGTCACTCCAGTATATTACGAGTCCGCGAGTATACTATTTACCGACTTTGTGGGATTCACTAAAATTGCTGCGGAGATGTTGCCCAAAGATCTGGTAGAGGACCTGCATAATTGTTTTTCAGAATTCGATTCAATAGTCTCCCGTTTGGGTTTGGAAAAACTAAAGACGATCGGTGATTCTTATATGTGCGCCGGAGGGATTCCTAATACGAACTTCACTCATGCTGTGGATAATTGTTTGGCCGGCCTGGAATTTCTAAAATTTATGAATAAAATTGCAGAGTCAAAATCGCAATTGGGACTTCCATTCTGGGAATTAAGAGTGGGTGTTCATACTGGACCGGTGACATCCGGAGTAATAGGATCCAACAAATTCGCGTACGATGTTTGGGGAGACGCGGTCAATCTTGCTAGCAGGATGGAATCCTCAGGCAAACCGGGACATCTAAATATCTCAGGCTCCACTTACGAACACGTAAAAGATTTTTTTGTATGCGAATATAGAGGAAAGATCCAAGCAAAAGGAAAGGGAGAAGTGGATATGTATTTTGTAAGTTCCATTCGCCCGGAACTTTCCGTGGATGCAAAAGGAATTTCTCCGAACGAAAAATTCGAAACTTTGAGAAAAGAATTAAATCTGAAACTAAGTGCGGTCTGA
- a CDS encoding ATP-binding cassette domain-containing protein, producing the protein MQSSIVANDVSFEFSDGRILFQNLNFSLGQERTALVGPNGIGKTYLAKLIVGEIETSKGKISRNSAISYVSQRKNPERVPVEEFLQNYSWSLLGEKLLTGIDRKSFCDQLSGGEWMRVRLAEKLEDQFLILDEPTNDLDQEAKKVLIRFLKEYEYGYLLISHDRECLKLCETILELSNLGLNKYGGGWNSYEETKERERKNSLAALEKARRDRDAAQSERLENMERQERKNRKGAKSAAKGGAPKILLGARKNNAQTTSGKLNSSSLEKANEKILEVYEAMDRLKIDPIMYANISGKAIPSQKLVAEAKDFNIRFQDWIYEKDLNFSWKGNLRIAIKGINGSGKSTLLQALLGNNLETRGSLTLGKLNTLYIDQRCNQLNDSKSIFENVRDVSILEESEIRNGLAKFLFFKDAVFQKVHTLSGGERLRAALARGLLSTEKPELLILDEPTNNLDLGNIEFLENLIREFKAAVLIVSHDESFLEKSGIQEELAIKHILNVTN; encoded by the coding sequence ATGCAATCAAGTATCGTCGCAAATGACGTCTCTTTTGAATTTTCAGACGGGCGTATCTTATTTCAAAATCTAAATTTTTCCCTTGGACAAGAACGTACTGCTCTAGTAGGTCCAAACGGGATCGGAAAGACCTATCTTGCAAAATTGATCGTAGGAGAAATAGAAACTAGCAAAGGCAAAATTTCCAGAAATTCCGCGATCTCTTATGTATCCCAAAGAAAGAATCCGGAAAGAGTTCCTGTAGAAGAATTTCTACAAAATTACTCTTGGTCTCTTTTGGGAGAAAAACTTCTTACAGGAATTGATCGAAAAAGCTTTTGCGATCAATTGAGCGGAGGGGAATGGATGAGAGTCCGACTCGCAGAAAAGTTGGAAGACCAATTTTTAATCTTGGACGAGCCTACAAACGATCTGGACCAAGAAGCAAAGAAAGTTTTGATCCGATTCCTAAAAGAATATGAATACGGGTATTTACTTATTTCTCACGATAGAGAATGTCTAAAGCTCTGCGAAACTATTTTAGAATTATCTAATTTGGGCCTAAACAAATACGGCGGAGGTTGGAATTCCTACGAGGAAACTAAGGAAAGAGAAAGAAAAAATTCTTTGGCCGCTTTAGAAAAAGCAAGAAGAGATAGAGATGCGGCCCAATCAGAAAGATTAGAAAACATGGAAAGACAGGAAAGAAAAAACCGGAAAGGTGCAAAATCGGCCGCTAAAGGAGGAGCACCTAAAATACTATTAGGAGCCAGAAAAAATAACGCTCAAACCACTTCCGGAAAACTGAACTCTTCTAGTTTAGAAAAAGCAAATGAAAAGATCTTAGAAGTATATGAAGCAATGGATCGTTTAAAAATAGATCCGATCATGTATGCAAATATTTCCGGAAAAGCGATACCTTCACAAAAATTAGTGGCAGAGGCAAAGGATTTCAATATTCGGTTCCAGGATTGGATCTATGAGAAAGATTTAAACTTCTCCTGGAAAGGAAATTTGCGAATCGCGATCAAAGGAATTAATGGATCCGGAAAATCCACTTTATTACAAGCTTTACTAGGCAATAATCTTGAAACAAGGGGATCGCTTACATTAGGTAAATTGAATACTCTATACATAGACCAAAGATGTAACCAACTAAATGATTCCAAATCCATCTTTGAAAATGTAAGAGATGTTTCTATCTTAGAAGAAAGTGAGATCCGAAATGGACTGGCAAAATTCCTATTTTTCAAGGACGCAGTCTTTCAAAAGGTGCATACACTCAGCGGAGGAGAAAGACTTAGAGCCGCATTAGCAAGAGGATTATTAAGTACTGAAAAACCGGAACTTCTAATCTTAGATGAACCCACAAATAATTTGGATTTGGGGAACATTGAATTTTTAGAAAACCTGATCAGAGAATTCAAAGCCGCGGTTTTGATTGTTTCTCACGATGAATCGTTTTTAGAGAAAAGTGGGATCCAAGAAGAATTGGCTATAAAACACATTCTAAATGTGACCAATTAG
- a CDS encoding TonB-dependent receptor, translating to MRLPAFFKSEIDNTGDLGEDDRRLLFAAFFVFAFASFLVAHLFTRNILFKILGEDPIVQVKERAEREKIYEVLLEQEFVDKRIKDEYKALSNVESAGSGGITKEKGFHTLSPFREFVMGNIFRNPSKATPQNSQKKTEEEKVYEVAILKQDPVEFTNPNEQTPEQTPATGRLTKIPFNYRFQQDMLFRWDGSSSMSVPTKKLVGYEYFKRMLRQIEQSFSPPGGGNFGYRDGAGTVIREAIEPGEAKVQFLLNDAGQVIDTKLISSQGQSLVDQSCVDALRGQNFGKVPEDVKAQGMIYGITFIFPRIYRR from the coding sequence ATGCGGCTCCCGGCCTTTTTTAAAAGCGAAATAGATAATACAGGAGATTTAGGAGAAGACGATCGTCGTCTACTATTCGCCGCTTTTTTCGTATTTGCATTCGCATCTTTCTTAGTAGCCCACTTATTCACGCGTAATATTCTATTTAAGATCTTGGGAGAAGACCCGATCGTTCAGGTAAAAGAAAGAGCCGAACGAGAAAAAATTTACGAAGTATTACTGGAACAGGAGTTCGTAGACAAAAGGATCAAGGACGAATACAAAGCGTTATCTAACGTAGAGTCCGCAGGTTCCGGTGGGATCACCAAAGAGAAAGGATTTCATACACTTTCTCCGTTCCGTGAATTCGTAATGGGAAATATTTTCAGAAATCCTTCCAAGGCAACTCCTCAAAACTCCCAAAAGAAAACAGAAGAAGAAAAAGTATACGAAGTCGCTATCCTAAAACAGGATCCTGTGGAATTTACCAATCCGAATGAACAAACTCCGGAGCAAACTCCAGCCACTGGAAGACTCACAAAGATTCCGTTCAATTATCGTTTTCAACAAGATATGTTATTTCGTTGGGACGGAAGTTCTTCTATGAGCGTTCCTACTAAGAAGTTAGTAGGTTACGAATATTTTAAAAGAATGCTCCGCCAGATCGAACAAAGTTTTTCTCCTCCCGGTGGAGGGAATTTCGGATATCGTGACGGTGCAGGAACTGTTATCCGAGAAGCGATCGAACCCGGAGAAGCGAAAGTCCAATTTTTATTAAACGATGCCGGCCAAGTAATAGATACCAAACTTATCTCTTCCCAAGGACAATCTCTTGTAGACCAATCCTGCGTGGATGCTCTTAGGGGACAAAATTTCGGAAAAGTCCCGGAAGATGTAAAAGCGCAAGGTATGATCTATGGGATCACTTTTATCTTTCCTCGCATTTATAGAAGATAA